In Scomber japonicus isolate fScoJap1 chromosome 21, fScoJap1.pri, whole genome shotgun sequence, one DNA window encodes the following:
- the tfr1b gene encoding transferrin receptor 1b, with the protein MDRVRSAFNSVIKSERYSRFTLQPEEDGERHVEVKLHDHSTDDATEVGQAGGSPSFRPAPPRQSRNTLCYMALGLLLVFVIGYMVGFISHRKPRVEAVSCNKAVQVEEQQEQEEQTLKDVPQPAEVQLDWKDITQLLTQKLKAENFVETQRGFDLPDHSAGSEDDKNLGNRLFEEFKKLEMEPWTDKHYVQLQTPDSNRPNRVVFGSEVFEPKGYLAYSATGKVQGKLVYGSYGRKEDLDVLQKKNVELKDCVLLLRAGKLSFAEKVNNAEAKGASAVLIYPDTQDYSYTNEIELYGHVHLGSGDPYTPGFPSFNHTQFPPTKSSGLPKIPAQTITAGVATTLLKKIGGPAADASFKGTIPSVSYTLGGNENVTVEVNNVLVNKELHNVFGVIKGFQDPDRYVVLGAQRDAWGKGYAKAAVGTSMLLELAKAVHEMVEKDGFRPRRSLVFASWSAGEYGSVGATEWLEGYMSSIDKSVLTYISLDGAVMGRGSFIASASPLLYSLIESTIKEVKSPIGSGTVYDMVDKSNWEAKVLRPMAMDDPAYPFLAFSGIPSISFHFITLNTEYYTYYGTNLDNMDHLGYQTNHLTGEITVIAAQFAGQMALRLVHDHLLNLDVSRYGGLITKSVSQVYRRVKQLSQSGQLNDVSPTWLNLARGSFQRAASSITNDIYNSDLNDKEACRILNDRIMSVERSLISPYVSPIDTPFRHLLLGRGSHTLASVTETTDMEQLHTRLALATWNLQLCADAMVGNIWDLDNQI; encoded by the exons ATGGATCGAGTGAGGTCTGCGTTTAACAGCGTG ATTAAAAGTGAGCGGTACAGCAGGTTCACTCTGCAGCCTGAGGAGGATGGAGAACGACATGTCGAGGTCAAACTGCATGATCACTCCACGGATGACGCCACTGAGGTCGGCCAGGCGGGAGGCTCGCCGAGCTTCAGGCCAGCACCTCCACGTCAGAGCCGAAATACCCTCTGCTACATGGCCCTGGGACTCCTCCTGGTCTTTGTTATTG GGTACATGGTTGGATTCATAAGCCACCGTAAACCTCGGGTGGAGGCAGTGAGTTGTAATAAAGCGGTGCAAGTGGAAGAACAGCAAGAACAGGAAGAACAGACGCTAAAGGATGTTCCACAGCCTGCCGAAGTCCAGCTGGACTGGAAGGACATCACCCAACTTCTCACACAGAAGCTCAAGGCCGAAAACTTTGTCGAGACTCAGAG AGGCTTTGATCTACCCGACCATTCAGCAGGAAGCGAAGACGATAAGAACCTGGGAAATCGCCTGTTTGAAGAGTTCAAGAAGCTTGAGATGGAGCCCTGGACTGACAAACACTACGTTCAGCTGCAGACGCCAGACAG CAATCGCCCAAACCGTGTCGTTTTTGGTTCAGAGGTCTTCGAGCCGAAGGGATATCTTGCATACAGCGCTACTGGGAAAGTTCAG ggcaAGCTGGTGTATGGCAGCTATGGTCGTAAAGAAGATCTGGATGTTCTGCAGAAGAAGAACGTTGAGCTGAAAGACTGCGTGTTGCTGCTCCGAGCTGGAAAACTTAGCTTTGCGGAGAAG GTAAATAATGCTGAAGCAAAGGGGGCCTCTGCTGTTCTAATCTATCCTGACACTCAAGACTACTCGTATACAAACGAAATTGAACTCTACGGACAT GTCCATCTGGGTTCAGGCGACCCCTACACCCCTGGATTCCCCTCCTTCAACCACACCCAGTTCCCCCCAACTAAGTCATCTGGTCTCCCCAAAATCCCAGCCCAGACTATCACCGCCGGCGTGGCAACAACTCTTCTAAA GAAAATTGGAGGCCCTGCAGCAGATGCAAGCTTTAAAGGAACCATCCCCTCAGTGTCTTACACACTGGGAGGCAACGAGAACGTCACTGTTGAGGTGAACAACGTGCTGGTCAACAAGGAGCTCCACAATGTGTTTGGAGTCATCAAAGGATTCCAAGATCCCG ATCGTTACGTTGTGCTGGGAGCCCAGAGAGACGCCTGGGGGAAAGGTTATGCCAAAGCAGCTGTTGGCACATCCATGTTGTTAGAGCTGGCCAAGGCTGTTCATGAGATGGTGGAGAAAG ATGGATTTAGGCCCAGGAGAAGTCTGGTGTTTGCAAGCTGGAGTGCTGGAGAATATGGAAGTGTTGGCGCCACCGAGTGGTTGGAG GGTTACATGTCCTCTATTGACAAAAGCGTTTTGACCTACATAAGCCTGGATGGAGCGGTCATgg GTCGTGGAAGCTTTATAGCCTCAGCAAGTCCACTGCTGTACAGCCTCATTGAGAGCACAATAAAAGAG GTGAAAAGTCCTATTGGTTCTGGTACCGTGTATGATATGGTGGACAAAAGTAACTGGGAGGCCAAAGT GCTGAGACCAATGGCAATGGACGACCCCGCTTATCCGTTCTTGGCCTTCTCTGGGATTCCCTCTATCTCTTTTCACTTTATCACTCTTAAT ACTGAATACTATACCTACTATGGTACCAACCTGGACAACATGGATCACCTCGGTTATCAAACCAACCACCTCACCGGTGAAATAACCGTAATAGCTGCACAGTTTGCTGGCCAGATGGCTCTGCGACTGGTCCATGACCACCTGCTCAACCTGGATGTGAGCCGATACGGAGGCCTCATTACCAAGTCCGTGAGCCAGGTCTATAGACGGGTTAAACAGCTCTCTCAG TCTGGTCAGCTGAACGATGTGAGCCCTACTTGGCTAAACCTTGCACGAGGCTCCTTCCAACGAGCCGCTAGCAGCATCACAAACGACATCTACAACTCAGACTTGAACGACAAGGAGGCCTGTCGCATCCTCAACGACAGGATCATGAGT GTTGAGCgctctctcatctctccataTGTGTCCCCCATTGACACTCCTTTCCGTCACCTCCTGCTGGGCCGCGGCTCCCACACTCTGGCGTCCGTCACTGAGACCACCGACATGGAGCAGCTCCACACCCGGCTGGCCCTGGCCACCTGGAACCTGCAATTGTGCGCCGATGCCATGGTCGGTAACATCTGGGACCTTGACAACCAAATCTAa